From the Desulfovibrio sp. JC010 genome, one window contains:
- a CDS encoding M48 family metalloprotease has protein sequence MARKYKAGSISRRQALKLAAGGTLGILSGCAINPVTGQQQLMLVSQQQEIHMDRQNSPHQFSADYGAVQDKRVNDYITRVGISLSSSSHRPDMPYSFRCVNANYVNAYAFPGGSIACTRGILVTLENEAELAALMGHEIGHVNARHTASRMSSAIAVQGIVAIGVGVAATQDSRLVPLAAGLGGVGAGMLLASYSRSDERQADSLGMEYMDNMGYDPEGMVGLMEELEKLHKSKPSFVQQMFASHPMSSERYATAVEKRNTVYADSKGKLLRERYMDNIASVRKIKPAIVEMQKGEGAMGKKSYHEAEDHFAKALRIAPNDYAGLLLMSKCQLAQGKAKQGLHYAQRAKDRYPQEAQALHMTGMLSLENRKFRQALSNFDAYEKRLPGNPMTTFYKGVSYEALGNRDMAANEYYRFLKVNNQGDYAKHAYDRLTGWGYLQ, from the coding sequence ATGGCTAGAAAATATAAGGCAGGATCAATTTCCAGAAGACAGGCCCTGAAGCTGGCTGCAGGCGGAACACTGGGCATCTTGAGCGGCTGCGCCATCAACCCGGTTACCGGACAGCAGCAGCTGATGCTGGTTTCCCAGCAGCAGGAAATTCATATGGACCGCCAAAATTCCCCGCACCAGTTCTCCGCTGACTACGGAGCCGTTCAGGACAAACGGGTCAACGACTACATAACCAGAGTCGGGATTTCCCTTTCATCCAGCAGTCACAGGCCGGACATGCCCTACTCCTTCCGCTGCGTGAATGCCAACTATGTCAATGCCTACGCCTTTCCCGGCGGAAGCATCGCCTGTACCCGCGGCATTCTGGTCACTCTTGAAAATGAAGCCGAACTGGCCGCGCTCATGGGACATGAGATCGGACATGTTAATGCCCGGCACACGGCATCACGCATGAGTTCGGCCATTGCCGTACAGGGAATTGTGGCCATCGGCGTGGGCGTGGCCGCCACTCAGGACAGCCGATTGGTTCCGCTGGCTGCCGGACTGGGAGGAGTCGGTGCCGGAATGCTGTTGGCAAGCTACTCCCGTTCCGATGAACGGCAGGCGGACAGCCTCGGCATGGAATACATGGACAACATGGGCTACGACCCTGAAGGCATGGTCGGCCTTATGGAAGAACTGGAGAAACTTCACAAAAGCAAGCCTTCATTCGTGCAGCAGATGTTCGCTTCCCATCCCATGAGTTCTGAACGCTACGCCACTGCCGTAGAAAAAAGAAATACTGTTTACGCCGACAGCAAGGGTAAACTTCTGCGTGAACGATACATGGACAACATCGCCTCAGTGCGCAAAATCAAACCGGCCATTGTGGAAATGCAGAAGGGCGAAGGAGCCATGGGCAAGAAAAGCTACCATGAAGCAGAGGATCATTTTGCAAAAGCCCTGCGCATTGCCCCCAATGATTATGCCGGATTGCTGCTCATGTCCAAGTGCCAGCTGGCACAGGGCAAAGCCAAGCAGGGCTTGCACTACGCCCAGAGGGCCAAAGACCGCTACCCGCAGGAAGCACAGGCCCTGCACATGACCGGAATGCTCAGTCTTGAAAACCGCAAATTCAGGCAGGCCCTTTCCAACTTTGATGCCTACGAAAAAAGACTGCCCGGCAACCCCATGACTACATTTTACAAGGGAGTCTCCTACGAAGCACTGGGCAACCGCGACATGGCTGCCAATGAATATTACCGTTTCCTGAAGGTCAATAATCAGGGCGATTACGCAAAACATGCTTATGACCGGCTGACCGGATGGGGTTACCTGCAATGA
- a CDS encoding ABC transporter substrate-binding protein, with amino-acid sequence MLRTFSALCFAFMISFSVNAHAAEELIISGKNSTLIHACAEVLKEAYEEMGIEIEPKYYPILRAVKTANSGHVDGEIAKIEGMEKQYPNLIRVPVPIYYTEAVVLTKNTNIKVSGWKSLAPYRLGILRGVHVLEEGLKKGDCTKFATCKNNAHMLKMIEADRIQAGVISKVAAMEALKNSNSTDVIILEPPVETTPLYHYLNKKHAALIPQLTTVLEKMQKSGRMKEIKNSYLQKHFYPNH; translated from the coding sequence ATGCTTCGAACATTCTCTGCATTGTGTTTTGCCTTCATGATCAGCTTTTCAGTCAACGCACATGCTGCAGAGGAGCTCATCATTTCCGGCAAGAATTCCACGCTGATCCACGCATGCGCCGAAGTTTTAAAAGAAGCATACGAAGAAATGGGGATAGAAATTGAGCCTAAATATTATCCCATCCTGAGAGCCGTAAAGACGGCAAATTCAGGCCATGTTGATGGAGAAATTGCTAAAATTGAAGGGATGGAAAAGCAATACCCCAACCTTATTCGCGTTCCTGTTCCCATCTACTATACTGAGGCTGTTGTCCTTACCAAAAACACGAATATAAAAGTCTCCGGATGGAAATCACTTGCGCCGTACAGACTGGGCATACTGCGCGGGGTCCATGTTTTGGAAGAAGGTTTAAAAAAAGGGGACTGCACAAAGTTTGCGACCTGCAAGAACAACGCCCATATGCTGAAAATGATTGAAGCTGACCGGATTCAGGCCGGAGTCATTTCCAAGGTGGCTGCCATGGAAGCTCTGAAAAACTCTAACTCAACTGACGTCATAATTCTGGAGCCACCTGTCGAAACAACACCGTTGTACCACTACCTCAATAAAAAGCATGCTGCACTTATACCGCAATTGACAACTGTTCTGGAAAAAATGCAGAAGAGCGGACGAATGAAGGAAATCAAAAACAGCTATCTGCAAAAGCATTTCTATCCAAATCACTGA
- a CDS encoding methyl-accepting chemotaxis protein — translation MLKNLGVTTKIAAGFGLILILLAATAGQGIFKLNDSSDGFTKYRELARQTNLTGRIQANLLLTRMGAIAYMDSGTDQALKQYNERLAKLEEFVRTAEKQISGPSQSELVKKISRNVADYAQTFNERLAQKQNETIILKKAVKSSRILSECLATLRDNAKERDDQFMLSRIEKSRALMFEARLTNSYFIFKTQKAEDANKAVALLKNLNQSITDIENTLYSPSDLNMIGTMSENTRLYLKHTNELIDGTKAQIAIEQKLNGLGPVMAEHIENLKMSIMKEQDELGPRMQSSIAAAAQSMSVTSLITIIVGIILAFFISRSITGPLAKARAFVQELANGNLNTKMEVDQKDEVGMICKDMAQVESTLKKVMSEIDDAITGIEEGRIDSQADSSTFKGSYADLIDRTNLAMNVMRSFIDSVPVPVMTMDRDMKILFMNKTGTGLLNKSLDELKQNTCSATMQTPDCGTENCACAKAFTSRKPENGETVADTPAGRLDIDYIGVPIEKDGKVVGALEVILDQTTIRSAQRTMQDVAERTQTVAEQLSSASEELAAQVEQISNGSEIQHERITETATAMEQMNSTILEVARNASNASGKSMEARQQAEEGAKIVSQSVRSITEVSTIADDLRTSMANLGKQTESISTVMDVISDIADQTNLLALNAAIEAARAGEAGRGFAVVADEVRKLAEKTMSATHEVGSNVESIQQAMRTNMREVENAVVAVEKTTELAARSGSSLEVIVSTVEDSAGQVEGIATASEEQSSTSEQINSAINEINNITRETTDGIQQSAKAVQELAVMSSELNDLISELKA, via the coding sequence ATGCTAAAAAATCTGGGAGTAACAACTAAAATTGCTGCGGGCTTCGGGCTGATCCTGATCCTGCTGGCAGCAACCGCCGGGCAGGGAATTTTCAAACTCAATGACAGTTCGGACGGATTCACTAAGTACCGTGAACTGGCCCGGCAGACCAATTTGACCGGACGCATTCAGGCCAACCTGCTGCTGACCCGTATGGGTGCCATAGCCTACATGGATTCAGGCACAGATCAGGCTTTGAAGCAATATAATGAAAGGTTGGCCAAGTTAGAAGAATTTGTCCGGACTGCGGAAAAACAAATTTCCGGCCCCAGCCAGTCCGAACTGGTAAAAAAAATAAGCCGAAACGTCGCGGATTACGCACAGACTTTCAACGAGAGACTTGCCCAGAAGCAAAATGAAACCATTATTCTGAAAAAAGCGGTTAAGAGCAGCAGGATTCTCAGTGAATGTCTGGCTACCTTGCGTGACAACGCAAAAGAACGTGACGACCAGTTCATGCTCTCCAGAATTGAGAAAAGCAGGGCTCTGATGTTTGAGGCGAGGCTGACCAACTCGTACTTCATCTTCAAAACCCAAAAAGCGGAAGACGCGAACAAAGCAGTTGCGCTTTTAAAAAATCTCAACCAAAGCATAACCGACATTGAAAACACCCTCTACTCCCCTTCAGACCTGAATATGATCGGTACAATGTCGGAAAACACACGACTGTATCTTAAACATACAAACGAACTGATTGATGGCACAAAAGCCCAGATTGCAATAGAGCAGAAGTTGAACGGACTCGGTCCGGTAATGGCCGAGCATATTGAGAATCTCAAAATGTCCATCATGAAAGAGCAGGACGAACTGGGACCGCGCATGCAGTCTTCAATTGCTGCAGCCGCCCAGTCCATGAGTGTAACTTCGCTGATTACCATCATCGTCGGCATAATCCTCGCTTTCTTCATATCCCGCTCCATTACCGGTCCGCTGGCCAAGGCCCGTGCCTTTGTGCAGGAGCTGGCAAACGGCAATCTCAACACCAAAATGGAAGTGGACCAGAAGGACGAAGTAGGCATGATCTGCAAAGACATGGCTCAGGTGGAAAGCACCCTGAAAAAGGTAATGTCTGAAATTGATGATGCCATCACCGGAATTGAGGAAGGCCGGATCGACAGTCAAGCCGACAGCTCCACTTTCAAAGGCAGCTACGCAGATCTCATCGACCGCACCAATCTGGCCATGAATGTGATGAGGTCCTTTATTGACTCCGTTCCGGTTCCCGTAATGACCATGGACCGCGATATGAAAATCCTGTTCATGAACAAAACCGGAACAGGACTGCTCAATAAATCACTTGATGAACTGAAACAAAACACCTGCTCCGCCACAATGCAGACTCCCGATTGCGGAACCGAGAACTGCGCCTGCGCCAAAGCCTTCACTTCCCGTAAACCCGAAAACGGCGAGACCGTTGCCGATACCCCGGCAGGCAGGCTCGACATCGATTATATAGGTGTTCCCATTGAAAAAGACGGCAAAGTGGTCGGTGCTCTTGAGGTCATCCTTGATCAGACAACGATCCGCTCCGCCCAGCGAACCATGCAGGATGTTGCCGAACGCACCCAGACCGTTGCCGAACAACTTTCCTCTGCCAGTGAGGAACTGGCCGCGCAGGTGGAACAGATCAGCAACGGTTCTGAGATTCAGCATGAGCGTATCACTGAAACAGCCACCGCCATGGAACAGATGAACAGTACTATTCTGGAAGTGGCCCGTAATGCCTCCAATGCATCGGGCAAAAGCATGGAAGCCAGACAGCAGGCCGAGGAAGGTGCAAAAATCGTTTCCCAGTCAGTACGTTCCATCACCGAAGTCAGCACCATCGCCGACGACCTGCGCACAAGCATGGCTAATCTCGGCAAGCAGACTGAATCCATCAGCACGGTTATGGATGTTATTTCCGACATTGCCGACCAGACCAACCTGCTGGCCCTGAACGCCGCCATTGAAGCGGCCCGTGCCGGGGAAGCCGGACGCGGATTTGCAGTGGTTGCCGATGAAGTCCGCAAACTTGCTGAAAAAACAATGTCCGCCACCCATGAAGTGGGCAGCAATGTGGAATCCATCCAGCAGGCCATGCGCACCAACATGCGTGAAGTGGAAAATGCTGTGGTCGCAGTAGAAAAAACCACCGAACTGGCTGCCCGCTCCGGCTCCTCACTTGAGGTAATCGTAAGCACGGTGGAAGACAGCGCGGGACAGGTGGAAGGCATCGCCACTGCTTCTGAAGAACAATCCAGCACCTCAGAACAGATCAACAGCGCCATCAATGAAATTAACAACATCACCCGAGAAACAACTGACGGCATCCAGCAGTCGGCCAAGGCTGTTCAGGAACTGGCGGTCATGTCCAGCGAACTGAATGATCTGATCAGCGAATTGAAAGCGTAA
- a CDS encoding DUF1566 domain-containing protein: MKRSILLIIFTALFICTNSAWAGNYPIVDSGQDACFNNSRQIHCPDKGSDFYGQDAQYKGNQPRYKDNGDGTISDLVTGLMWVKERGPAVSWQQAMDGAEDCRVGEYSDWRAPNIKELYSLIDFNGWVQGTEKDSTPFINTDYFEFKFGDTSKGQRIIDCQDWSSTSYVSTTMGNNPTAFGVNFADGRIKGYGKKDRRGSKSKYVRYVRGNPDYGKNIFVDRKDGTIADKATGLIWQKQDSVKKLNWEEALSYCENLNYAGRDDWRLPSVKELQSIVDYARSPKTSGTAAIDPIFKTTKKESYCWSSTTHMDGPKPSHASYVAFGRAWGYFGPPSSSKKTWMDVHGAGAQRSDPKSGDPDDYPNGRGPQGDDIRIYNYVRCVTGGGVEPCDPPYTRIPTWKGGNPGGNSGSGMGMSHMDNNRQQRNRNQGMNSGMRQGRMQGGMGMGQGRGPGNGQGPPEEAFTACENKSQGDDCTVETPHGTLNGQCVSRGEQTFCVPEGHGRGMGGRPRQ; this comes from the coding sequence ATGAAAAGATCCATCCTGCTGATCATATTTACTGCCTTATTCATCTGCACAAACTCCGCATGGGCCGGTAATTACCCCATTGTGGACAGCGGACAGGATGCCTGTTTCAACAATTCCCGGCAGATTCACTGCCCGGACAAAGGAAGCGATTTCTACGGACAGGACGCCCAATACAAGGGGAACCAACCCCGCTACAAAGATAACGGGGACGGCACGATTTCCGATCTTGTCACCGGGTTGATGTGGGTCAAGGAACGCGGCCCTGCCGTAAGCTGGCAACAGGCCATGGACGGAGCAGAAGACTGCCGGGTGGGCGAATACTCAGACTGGCGCGCCCCGAACATCAAGGAGTTGTACTCGCTAATTGATTTCAACGGCTGGGTACAGGGTACAGAAAAGGACTCCACCCCGTTCATCAATACCGATTACTTTGAATTCAAATTCGGAGACACCTCCAAAGGCCAACGCATTATCGACTGTCAGGACTGGTCCTCAACATCTTACGTAAGCACCACCATGGGCAACAATCCCACGGCCTTCGGGGTCAACTTTGCGGACGGAAGAATTAAAGGCTACGGCAAAAAAGACCGCCGGGGCAGCAAAAGCAAATATGTCCGCTATGTGCGCGGCAACCCGGATTACGGCAAAAATATTTTCGTAGACCGCAAAGACGGAACCATTGCGGACAAGGCCACCGGATTGATCTGGCAAAAGCAGGACAGCGTAAAAAAACTCAACTGGGAAGAAGCTCTCAGCTACTGCGAAAACCTTAATTATGCAGGCCGCGACGATTGGAGACTCCCGAGCGTTAAGGAACTGCAATCCATCGTGGATTACGCCCGCAGCCCCAAAACCAGCGGGACCGCAGCCATCGATCCCATTTTCAAGACCACTAAAAAAGAATCCTACTGCTGGTCATCCACAACCCATATGGACGGCCCCAAACCCTCCCATGCTTCCTACGTGGCATTCGGCCGGGCATGGGGCTACTTCGGGCCTCCAAGCAGCAGCAAAAAAACATGGATGGACGTCCACGGGGCCGGCGCGCAACGCAGCGATCCCAAATCCGGTGATCCCGATGATTACCCCAATGGACGCGGCCCGCAGGGTGACGACATCCGCATCTATAATTACGTGCGCTGCGTTACAGGAGGCGGGGTTGAGCCTTGCGATCCGCCCTACACCAGAATCCCCACGTGGAAAGGCGGCAATCCCGGCGGCAATTCCGGTTCCGGCATGGGCATGAGCCATATGGACAACAACAGACAGCAAAGAAATAGAAATCAGGGCATGAATTCCGGCATGAGGCAAGGCAGAATGCAGGGCGGCATGGGAATGGGACAAGGCCGTGGTCCCGGTAACGGCCAAGGACCGCCGGAAGAAGCCTTCACCGCCTGTGAGAACAAATCCCAAGGCGACGACTGCACAGTTGAGACTCCGCACGGAACACTTAACGGCCAATGCGTAAGCCGGGGCGAGCAGACTTTCTGCGTACCCGAAGGACACGGCCGGGGTATGGGCGGCAGACCGAGACAGTAA
- a CDS encoding NAD(P)-dependent oxidoreductase, translating to MGKHIIEEATRCLQCKKPLCSKGCPLGTPINKMIELLLDGKMQQAGAMLFENNPLSVVCSLICPHENFCEGHCILGRKSSPVQCSDIENYISRYYLDQFQPQKVEKRKARIAVVGSGPAGITVAFILALKGYEVTIFESEDKIGGVLQYGIPEFRLPKDILEKLRDVLLQLGVKIRPNMLIGPVISLDDLLRDGYKAIFIGTGVWNPRPLRLKGETLGNVHYAINYLKNPDVYQLGKKVAVIGAGNVAMDVARTALRKGADEVTVLYRRGQEDMSATKYEYDYAKLDGVRFKFFHSPLELTEEGVLCIRTEKQEGEDGKIMLASVEGSEKLEQADSVFIAVSQAPRNNLTGIEIGKTGLVITDEEGRTTREGIFASGDVVTGARTVAEAVRCSKNSAQAIMDYVEGL from the coding sequence ATGGGAAAACACATCATTGAAGAGGCGACCCGTTGCCTGCAATGCAAGAAACCGCTTTGCAGCAAGGGGTGTCCGCTCGGCACACCTATTAATAAAATGATCGAACTCCTGCTGGACGGCAAAATGCAGCAGGCCGGAGCTATGCTTTTTGAGAACAACCCGCTTTCCGTGGTCTGTTCGCTTATCTGCCCCCATGAAAATTTCTGTGAAGGGCATTGCATCCTGGGCCGTAAGAGTTCCCCGGTGCAGTGCAGCGATATTGAAAACTACATTTCCCGCTACTATCTGGACCAGTTTCAGCCGCAGAAGGTGGAAAAACGTAAAGCCCGCATCGCTGTGGTCGGGTCCGGTCCGGCCGGGATTACTGTGGCCTTCATCCTCGCCCTGAAAGGGTATGAGGTGACCATCTTCGAATCCGAAGACAAGATCGGCGGGGTTCTGCAATACGGCATCCCGGAATTCCGGCTGCCCAAGGATATCCTTGAAAAACTGCGTGATGTGTTGCTGCAGCTGGGCGTTAAAATCCGGCCCAACATGCTCATCGGTCCGGTTATCTCCCTCGACGATCTGCTGCGTGACGGCTACAAGGCCATTTTCATCGGCACCGGGGTCTGGAATCCGCGCCCCCTGCGGCTCAAGGGTGAAACCCTCGGCAATGTGCATTACGCTATCAATTATCTGAAGAATCCCGACGTCTACCAGCTGGGCAAAAAAGTGGCGGTCATCGGGGCCGGGAACGTGGCCATGGATGTGGCCCGAACTGCCCTGCGCAAGGGAGCCGATGAAGTTACCGTGCTTTACCGCCGCGGTCAGGAAGATATGTCCGCTACCAAGTATGAGTATGATTACGCCAAGCTGGACGGGGTCCGTTTTAAGTTTTTCCATTCCCCGCTGGAGCTCACCGAGGAGGGCGTGCTCTGCATCCGTACTGAAAAGCAGGAAGGTGAAGACGGAAAAATCATGCTGGCCAGCGTGGAAGGTTCGGAAAAGCTGGAACAGGCTGATTCCGTTTTTATCGCCGTAAGTCAGGCCCCGCGCAATAACCTGACCGGCATCGAGATCGGCAAGACCGGACTGGTTATCACCGACGAGGAAGGACGCACCACCCGTGAAGGCATCTTCGCTTCCGGGGATGTGGTCACCGGAGCCAGAACCGTTGCCGAAGCCGTGCGCTGTTCCAAGAATTCAGCACAGGCTATTATGGATTATGTGGAAGGTTTGTAA
- a CDS encoding iron-containing alcohol dehydrogenase: MARFTIPREVYFGAGSIEDLKNIKGSKAVIVISGGSVKRNGALAKIEGFLKEAGIETMLFEGVEADPSVATVRRGVKLMNDFQPDWIIGVGGGSPIDAAKAMWIFYENPDFTFEEAAKPFNLPELRKKARFIAVPTTSGTGTEVTAFSIITDNDTELKFPIADFNITPDLAIVDSDLAQSMPASLVAHTGMDALTHALEAYVSIMSNELTDCLAMKSMEMIQDELVASYKGGREARDKMHVSQCLAGMSFSNAILGIVHSMAHKTGHLFGIPHGCANAIYLPAAIRFNAVTAGEKYADAAKRLGLSGSTTEELVDSLINFVKKLNVDMQIPATLKEFGVNEDDFLANLDKIAEGACEDPCTSTNPREISVEQMKMLFRESYYG, translated from the coding sequence ATGGCAAGATTTACCATTCCCCGTGAAGTGTACTTTGGTGCAGGAAGCATTGAAGATCTCAAAAATATTAAAGGCAGCAAAGCTGTTATCGTTATCAGCGGCGGTTCTGTAAAGAGAAACGGTGCTCTCGCTAAGATTGAAGGTTTCCTGAAAGAAGCAGGAATCGAAACCATGCTGTTCGAAGGTGTTGAGGCTGACCCCTCCGTTGCCACTGTTCGTCGCGGTGTAAAGCTCATGAACGATTTCCAGCCGGACTGGATCATCGGCGTGGGCGGCGGTTCCCCCATTGATGCAGCAAAGGCCATGTGGATTTTCTACGAGAACCCCGATTTCACCTTTGAAGAAGCTGCAAAGCCCTTCAACCTGCCCGAACTGCGTAAAAAAGCACGTTTCATTGCTGTTCCCACCACCAGCGGCACCGGAACAGAAGTAACTGCGTTCTCTATCATCACCGACAATGATACTGAGCTCAAGTTCCCCATCGCCGACTTCAACATCACCCCCGATCTGGCTATTGTGGACAGCGATCTGGCCCAGTCCATGCCCGCATCCCTTGTTGCTCACACCGGTATGGATGCATTGACCCATGCTCTGGAAGCTTACGTTTCCATCATGTCCAATGAACTGACCGACTGCCTGGCCATGAAATCCATGGAAATGATTCAGGACGAGCTGGTTGCCTCTTACAAAGGCGGCAGGGAAGCGCGTGATAAAATGCATGTTTCCCAGTGCCTTGCAGGAATGTCCTTTTCCAACGCAATCCTCGGAATTGTTCACAGCATGGCCCACAAGACCGGGCATCTTTTCGGTATTCCTCATGGCTGCGCAAATGCCATCTATCTCCCCGCAGCAATCCGCTTCAATGCTGTAACAGCAGGTGAAAAATATGCGGACGCCGCCAAGAGACTCGGTCTTTCCGGTTCTACTACTGAAGAATTGGTCGACTCCCTGATCAATTTCGTGAAAAAACTCAACGTGGACATGCAGATTCCTGCTACCCTCAAAGAGTTCGGTGTGAATGAAGACGACTTCCTCGCCAACCTCGACAAAATTGCCGAAGGCGCATGCGAAGATCCCTGCACCAGCACCAACCCGCGTGAAATCAGCGTTGAGCAGATGAAAATGCTGTTTAGGGAATCCTACTACGGTTAA
- a CDS encoding helix-turn-helix domain-containing protein — protein MPEDRTHKVSCSSFTYELEVAFEILSGKWVPLIIWHLADGEPKRFGEMRRLMPKVTQKMLTQQLRALEKHGIVSRKVYQEVPPAVEYSLTEMGLKLIPIFESVNGWAVEYLEKRDG, from the coding sequence ATGCCTGAAGACAGAACTCACAAAGTGAGTTGCAGCAGCTTTACATATGAATTGGAAGTGGCCTTTGAAATCCTGTCCGGAAAATGGGTGCCGCTGATTATCTGGCACCTTGCCGACGGAGAACCCAAAAGATTCGGGGAAATGCGCAGACTGATGCCCAAGGTGACCCAGAAAATGCTGACCCAACAACTGCGGGCACTGGAAAAACACGGCATCGTCAGCCGCAAGGTCTATCAGGAAGTACCCCCGGCAGTAGAGTATTCCCTCACCGAGATGGGACTGAAACTGATCCCCATCTTTGAGAGTGTGAACGGCTGGGCCGTGGAGTATTTGGAAAAGCGGGACGGATAA
- a CDS encoding nitrite reductase: MDNIVAESLTAMPVERKDGTYALRIPLDQGKCTPGMMKTVMETMAKFDLTSVRVTTGQRLNLEGIPKEKLDEVIASLGTKIDKVPPTVGVCTGVGVCKYGVQDSRGMGKKLLAVIKANGPYPFKIKSGVSGCKMVCAFSNVRDIGLVGTPKGWDVLFGGGAARNVRAGVKIGTKLADDEALALIEKALDFYKENGRKRERISGLIDRLGEEALLEAVK; encoded by the coding sequence ATGGATAATATTGTTGCTGAATCTCTCACAGCCATGCCTGTTGAACGTAAGGACGGAACTTACGCCCTGCGTATCCCTCTGGATCAGGGTAAGTGTACTCCCGGTATGATGAAAACCGTCATGGAAACCATGGCCAAATTTGATCTGACCTCCGTGCGCGTGACTACCGGACAGCGTTTGAATCTTGAAGGTATCCCCAAAGAGAAGCTGGATGAAGTTATTGCCAGCCTCGGAACCAAGATTGATAAAGTTCCGCCTACCGTTGGTGTCTGTACCGGAGTTGGCGTTTGTAAATACGGCGTTCAGGACAGCCGTGGCATGGGTAAAAAGCTGCTTGCAGTTATCAAGGCCAACGGTCCTTACCCCTTCAAAATTAAAAGCGGTGTTTCCGGCTGTAAGATGGTCTGTGCTTTCAGCAATGTGCGTGATATCGGCCTCGTTGGAACCCCCAAGGGTTGGGATGTTCTTTTCGGAGGCGGCGCAGCGCGCAATGTCCGTGCAGGTGTGAAAATCGGCACCAAGCTCGCTGACGATGAAGCTCTCGCACTGATCGAAAAGGCTCTTGATTTTTACAAAGAAAACGGCCGTAAGCGTGAACGCATCAGCGGTCTGATTGACCGTCTCGGTGAAGAAGCTCTGCTTGAAGCTGTTAAGTAA
- a CDS encoding DUF3302 domain-containing protein, translated as MIMTDSRILDYFGAGMLIFVFLVLVYGIIYIHDIPYNIAKKRNHPHQDAIHAAGWVSLFTLHAIWPFLWIWAMIHKPDMESDDEFVEHEAETAIAEESVEPEAKEV; from the coding sequence ATGATCATGACGGATTCCCGCATACTGGACTACTTTGGTGCCGGGATGCTTATTTTTGTATTTCTGGTGCTGGTCTACGGCATCATTTATATTCACGACATTCCCTACAACATCGCCAAAAAACGGAACCACCCCCATCAGGATGCCATCCATGCCGCGGGCTGGGTCAGTCTTTTTACCCTGCACGCCATCTGGCCCTTCCTATGGATATGGGCCATGATCCATAAGCCGGACATGGAAAGTGATGATGAATTTGTCGAACATGAAGCAGAAACCGCTATCGCAGAAGAAAGCGTTGAACCGGAAGCTAAAGAGGTGTAG
- a CDS encoding efflux RND transporter periplasmic adaptor subunit, with translation MDILIELTYAAIVFVAFKVLKIPVTKWTVTTAVVGGIFVVGGIFLCMAYYHPYTPNARIYFQTTPIVPQVRGKTIDVYVKPNTPLKAGDKLFAIDPTPYQARVDEIEAQLRFSQKRLKESQELAAHSAGSRYDVEQYQEEVNQLQGELDKAVFNLNSTVVVAPTDGWVTQLRLRPGMMAVPLPLRPVMTFVHSEDPMLVAAFKQNPLQNIKPDFNAEIIFPAIPGRAFKGKVIKIQEALAEGQLQPSGDLLSVSTHIPEGRVPVFINITDDMSRYNLPLGSAAAVSVYSESMEPLALIRQVLLRMVSWRNIICFEGL, from the coding sequence GTGGATATACTTATTGAATTAACTTACGCGGCTATTGTTTTTGTTGCCTTCAAAGTCCTTAAGATTCCCGTAACCAAGTGGACCGTAACCACTGCGGTGGTGGGCGGGATATTTGTGGTCGGCGGTATTTTTCTGTGCATGGCTTATTACCATCCTTATACCCCCAATGCGCGCATCTATTTCCAAACCACCCCCATTGTGCCGCAGGTCCGGGGTAAAACAATTGATGTTTATGTTAAGCCGAATACCCCGCTCAAAGCCGGGGACAAACTTTTCGCTATAGACCCGACCCCTTATCAGGCCCGTGTGGACGAAATTGAAGCCCAGCTGAGATTCTCCCAAAAACGGCTCAAAGAATCGCAGGAACTGGCAGCACATTCCGCCGGAAGCCGTTACGATGTTGAGCAGTATCAGGAAGAAGTGAACCAGCTGCAGGGCGAACTGGACAAAGCCGTATTCAACCTGAACAGCACTGTAGTTGTCGCGCCCACCGATGGCTGGGTAACCCAGCTGCGGCTGCGTCCGGGCATGATGGCTGTCCCCCTGCCCCTGCGACCGGTGATGACCTTTGTTCATTCGGAAGACCCCATGCTGGTGGCGGCTTTCAAGCAGAACCCGCTGCAGAACATCAAGCCCGATTTCAATGCCGAAATAATCTTTCCGGCCATTCCGGGCCGGGCTTTCAAAGGCAAGGTGATCAAAATTCAGGAAGCACTGGCTGAAGGACAACTGCAGCCTTCCGGCGATCTGCTGAGCGTATCAACCCATATTCCCGAAGGAAGGGTCCCGGTTTTCATTAATATCACTGATGACATGTCCCGGTACAACCTGCCTCTGGGCAGCGCGGCAGCGGTCAGCGTCTACAGTGAAAGCATGGAACCGCTGGCCCTGATCAGGCAGGTCCTGTTGCGCATGGTCAGCTGGCGGAATATCATCTGCTTTGAAGGACTCTAA